In Stegostoma tigrinum isolate sSteTig4 chromosome 33, sSteTig4.hap1, whole genome shotgun sequence, one genomic interval encodes:
- the tlnrd1 gene encoding talin rod domain-containing protein 1 — protein MASSGSAKSGASGSVSGSGSQQRRRLVFVCDMCKSKMQLVADLLLLSGDNRPVHSESLAPGPGQSFDKIRDAVIARTKGLSILTHDLQSQLNLGRYGEVAERLAELSELVVALVECSAHAAYLAAAEAPGSQAAVAGLVDRYRLRRARHEVEQSCGLLRTAPVSELTPPLLLEVSRGLARGLRGLTEACAPAGRGSGDRFARDQLRLGVKCMSASAAALLACVRELKARPGEASRARCVLFGGPLLQAVHALVGFASEPQFVGRAAALSAEGRAVQTAVLGGAMSVVSASVLLTQCLRDIALHSDSSKVPDYRQRLHHSALAVSDGCNLLSQALRERSSPRTLPPPPPLNCHSVN, from the coding sequence ATGGCTAGTAGCGGCTCGGCCAAGTCAGGGGCGAGCGGTTCGGTTTCGGGCTCGGGTTCCCAGCAGCGGCGGAGACTGGTTTTCGTCTGCGACATGTGCAAGAGCAAGATGCAACTAGTGGCCGACCTGCTGCTGCTGTCCGGCGACAACCGCCCGGTGCACAGCGAGAGCCTGGCACCTGGGCCCGGCCAGTCCTTCGACAAGATCCGGGACGCGGTGATCGCCCGCACCAAGGGGCTCTCCATCCTCACCCACGACCTGCAGAGCCAGCTCAACCTGGGCCGCTACGGCGAGGTGGCCGAGCGCCTGGCCGAGCTCAGCGAGCTGGTGGTGGCTCTGGTCGAGTGCTCGGCCCACGCCGCTTACCTGGCGGCGGCCGAAGCTCCGGGCTCGCAGGCGGCTGTGGCCGGTCTGGTGGACCGTTACCGGCTGCGGCGGGCCCGCCACGAGGTGGAGCAGAGCTGCGGGCTGCTGCGGACGGCGCCGGTGTCCGAGCTTACCCCGCCGCTGCTGCTCGAGGTGTCGCGGGGTCTAGCGAGGGGTCTCCGCGGGCTCACTGAAGCCTGCGCTCCGGCCGGCCGAGGCAGTGGGGACCGCTTCGCCCGCGACCAGCTCCGCCTCGGGGTCAAGTGCATGAGCGCCAGCGCCGCGGCCCTGCTGGCCTGTGTGCGGGAGCTGAAGGCTCGGCCGGGTGAGGCTAGCCGGGCCCGCTGTGTGCTGTTCGGGGGCCCGCTGCTGCAGGCCGTGCACGCCCTGGTCGGCTTCGCCAGCGAGCCGCAGTTTGTGGGCCGGGCGGCGGCTCTGAGTGCCGAGGGCCGGGCCGTGCAGACCGCCGTGCTGGGCGGCGCCATGAGCGTAGTGTCGGCCTCGGTGCTGCTCACCCAGTGCCTCCGGGACATCGCGCTGCACTCGGACAGCAGCAAGGTGCCCGACTACCGGCAGCGCCTGCACCATTCGGCCCTGGCCGTGTCTGACGGCTGTAACCTGCTGTCACAGGCGCTGCGGGAGAGATCGTCTCCCCGGACCCTGCCTCCTCCCCCGCCCCTCAATTGTCACTCTGTGAATTAA